Below is a genomic region from Kribbella qitaiheensis.
ACGTAGCGGCCGAAGTCGACCGCGTCGTCGTAGATGTCGTAGCCGCGGGCGGAGAAGATCCGGACGCCCAGGTCGTAGTAGTCGAGCAACGCGGCGGCGACCGTCTCCGGCGTACCGACCAGTGCGGTGGAGTTGTCGCCAGCGCCAGTCAGCCCGGTCGGCGCGGTCCACAACGCCCGGTCATGCCGCTCGCCGGCGGCAACGGCCGCCAGCAACCGCTGCGATCCCGCATTCTCAGGCGTCGCAGACCGCAGCCGCCCCTTGCCCACACCACCGCCGCCCCCGGTCTCCGCGCCGCCACCTCCACCCCCTCCGCGTCCGGCGCCGGCTCCCGCTCCGCGTCCCGCGCCGGCTCCCGCTCCGCGTCCCGCGCCGGCTCCCGCTCCGCGTCCCGCGCCGGCTCCCGCTCCGCGTCCCGCGCCGGCTCCCGCTCCGCGTCCCGCGTCGGCTCCCGCTCCGCGTCCCGCGCCGGCGCCGGCGCCGGCTGCGGTGTCCTTGATCCGGCCGAGGATGGCTTCCGCCTTCTCCCAGGCCAACTCCTCGGTGGGCGCCAGGATCGGCCGGAAGGCGATCTGGATGATCGGCCGGTCTGCTCGGCCGGCCTTCGCGGCTTCGGCTTCGATCGTGGCTAGCTGCTCGCGCGTTCCGGCGAGGGGCTCGCCCCAAAGCGCGAAGATGTCCGCCTCGGTTGCGCCGACCGCGTAGGCCGCTGCGGACGAACCGCCGAAGGAGATCCGCGGCCGGGGTTGCGTCAGCGGCTTGATGTCGGTGACGAACTGCTCGAACTGGTAGTGCTCGCCCGCGAAGTCGAACCGCTCTTCGGAGCTCCAGGCCCGCTTGAGGATCTGGATGAACTCCCGCGTCCGCCCGTACCGGTCGTCCTTGGCCAGGAAGTCGCCCTCGGCAGCCTGATCCGCCGTCGACCCACCAGTGATCACGTGTACTTCGAACCGCCCGCCGCTGAGGTGGTCCAGCGTCGCGAAGGTCTTCGCCGTCAAGGTCGGGTAGGCCACGTTCGGCCGGTGGGCGACCACGAGGTTGATCCGCTCGGTCTTGCCGGCCACGTACGCCGCGACCTGGGACGGGTCGGGCGAACCGGAGTGGTACGCGAACAGAATCCGGTCCCAGCCGTTGTCCTCATGAGCCCTGGCCAGCCTGGCGGTGTACTCCAGATCGAGCGGACCGCCGGGGCGCGGGGTGACCTCACTGGCCGGGTTGGTCCTGGCGATGCCGAGGAACTCAACTGGCATGTCGTTGACCTGCTTTCTGCGAGGTTTGCTGGGAAGAGACGTCCAATAGCCGAAGGAGTTGCCGGGCGACCGCGTCGTTCTGGCGGAAGCCCGGACCGTTGAAGTGCGGCCGGGAGAATCCCGACGAGCCGGCCGAGCCGGAGACCGACGGGCCGAGCAGGAACAGCGACGGATGGACCGAGCCGTCGGCCTTGATCGCCCGGCAAGAGGCGTCGGCCTTGAGCTGCCCGCCGCCGAGGCTGGTGCCGTCGGCCGCGACCAGGTGGTCGGCGGCCAGCAGTCCGGATCGCAGCAGCCCGCGGACCAGTGGATCCGTGGCGGCGAGTACATCCGGTCGCGGCAGCCGCGCTTCGACGAATGCCCTGGCTTCGATCTCACCCTGTACTGCGGGACTGGTGGCGACGAACCGATCCTTGCCCAGAGCAACCGACAGCTCAGGTCCGGCGAAATGCACGATCCCGGCGCGATGCAGCGCGAGCAGCGGTACGACGCGGCTGTTGCGGCCGTAGATCACCTGGACCTGGTAGAAGAGTTCCGGGATCGCCATCACCGAGACGATCGAGGTGCCCTTGAACAGGCTGATCACCTCGTTCGCCGCGTTCGGCAGGATCGAGCGCATCGCCTGCGGCAACACGATCCGGAAGAACTGCCGGAACCGCGGAATCCCCAGCGCGGCAGCGGCTTCCAGCTGCCCTGATCCACCGAGATGATGCCGCCACGGATGATCTCGGCGGCGTACGCGGCCTGATGCAAGGCCAACCCCAGTACTGCGGCGCCCAGCGGCCCGAAGAGGTCGTTCGTGCTGAAGTGCACGAACTCCGGGCCGAACGGGATCCCGAGGCTCAACTCCTGGTACAGATAAGCGATGTTGAACCAGAAGAGCAGCTGCACGATCAAGGGGATCGACCGGAACGCCCAGATGTAGCCCCACGAAACCACTTGCAGGAAAGGGCTTCTGGACAGCCGCATCGATGCGATCACCGCACCCGGCACGAAGCCGAGCACGGTGCCGTAGACGGTCAGCCGGATCGTCACCCAGAGCGCGGAGAAGATCGTCCGGGTGGTGAAGAACTGGAAGAAGGTCGGCCATTCCCAACCAGGGTTGGTGATCAGGCCGTGCACGAACATGGCCAGCAGGACCAGTATGACGGCGACGCCGACCCAGCGCCACGGGTGCCGGCGACCGACGACGGTCAGCTCGGAGTCCGGCAGGTCAGCGGTTTCGGGTGGGGGTGGGTCGGTGGCGGTCGATGCCGAGGGCAGTGAGGTGATCGACACGATCTTCTCCTGGGCGGGATGAGTCGGGCAGGCCGAACAGCGCCGCCACCAGAAGGGGGCATGGCGCGGTAGACGGCCCTCAGACAGGGGCGTCTTGACGTGGGTGTGGGCTCAGTCGGCTAGAGCGGACAGAGCGCGCTGGAGACGCGCAGCAGATCGATGTGGAGACGGTAGTAGGCGAGCTCGCGCGGGGCCGGTCCTGTCATCAGCGTCTCCTTCCTCTGGGGCTGACTTCCAGTATGCGAGGACATTGAAAGATCAGTAAGTTAGTAGACAACCTTCCAATATATGGACGCTCTATATCGACTTCAGGGGGCCCAGGACAGGTCCGACACGAGTGATCCCGGTCACGCCCAATTTCAACCAACTCGGCCCCCGCCGCACGCCTGAGCCGCCACGAACCGCTGGAAATCGACTACTCGAAGTCACCGAATTCGGTGATCTGATCGCAATCCACATTTGGGGTCATCGTGACCTCATCGTTATGGTCGATGCGCCGCTGGGGATGACCTTGGCGGCAAACTCGACTCTGGAAGGCCCTCGTGTCCCCTCACCATGACGTGTCGGAAGCTGAACGCGCGACGCTTCGCCGTTCGTCCGACTCGCGTCGGGTGGCGAAGCACCGCCTGACCCGGCGAAACACCACCCGCGGCGTTCAGCTGGTCGGCCTCACCGCGGCACTCGCCGCGGCGGCCGGAACCAGTGCTGTCGGCATCACCTCTACTTCGAACGCCTCGGCAACCAGCACGAGCGTCAACCCCTCACTCGAGTCCATGACCGCTGCCCGGGTCGAGCGCCGCCAGCTCGGCTCCCGGGACACGTCCCGTTTCGACCTCTCCCTGGAAGCGGCCCGCGAAAGCGCGGCCGCTCAGCTGGCGGGAGCCCGGAACGCCAAGCTCGCCGCGACCGCGACGCTGACCGAGCGCCGCGCGATCGCGCTCCGGATGGCCAAGGAAGCAGCCGCCGCGAAGGCTGCCGCTGCCGCCAAGGCCGCCGCCGCTGCGAAGGCCGCCGCGGCCGCCAAGGCAGCGGCCGCACCCAAGGTCGTCCTTCCGACCACCGGCTACCACCTGACCGCCCGCTTCGGGCAGGGTGGCGGGCGCTGGGCGCACAACCACACCGGCCTCGACTTCGCCGCTCCGATCGGTACGCCGATCGACTCGGTGATGGCCGGTGAAGTGATCCAGGCCGACTTCGAGGGCGCGTACGGCCGGCAGGTGAAGGTCCGTCACGCCGACGGCACCGTCACGTCGTACAGCCACATGTCCGCGTTCACCGTGTCGGTCGGCGACACGGTCGCGGCCGGCGACCAGGTCGGCGCGATCGGCGTCACCGGCAACACGACCGGCCCGCACGTGCACTTCGAGGTCCTGCCCGGTGGCGGCGACCCGATCGACCCGGAGCCCTGGCTTCGCGAGCACGGCGTCAACCCGTAGTA
It encodes:
- a CDS encoding LLM class flavin-dependent oxidoreductase, whose product is MPVEFLGIARTNPASEVTPRPGGPLDLEYTARLARAHEDNGWDRILFAYHSGSPDPSQVAAYVAGKTERINLVVAHRPNVAYPTLTAKTFATLDHLSGGRFEVHVITGGSTADQAAEGDFLAKDDRYGRTREFIQILKRAWSSEERFDFAGEHYQFEQFVTDIKPLTQPRPRISFGGSSAAAYAVGATEADIFALWGEPLAGTREQLATIEAEAAKAGRADRPIIQIAFRPILAPTEELAWEKAEAILGRIKDTAAGAGAGAGRGAGADAGRGAGAGAGRGAGAGAGRGAGAGAGRGAGAGAGRGAGAGAGRGGGGGGGAETGGGGGVGKGRLRSATPENAGSQRLLAAVAAGERHDRALWTAPTGLTGAGDNSTALVGTPETVAAALLDYYDLGVRIFSARGYDIYDDAVDFGRYVIPLVRDEVARREAHERRDLAS
- a CDS encoding ABC transporter permease subunit yields the protein MEAAAALGIPRFRQFFRIVLPQAMRSILPNAANEVISLFKGTSIVSVMAIPELFYQVQVIYGRNSRVVPLLALHRAGIVHFAGPELSVALGKDRFVATSPAVQGEIEARAFVEARLPRPDVLAATDPLVRGLLRSGLLAADHLVAADGTSLGGGQLKADASCRAIKADGSVHPSLFLLGPSVSGSAGSSGFSRPHFNGPGFRQNDAVARQLLRLLDVSSQQTSQKAGQRHAS
- a CDS encoding ABC transporter permease subunit (The N-terminal region of this protein, as described by TIGR01726, is a three transmembrane segment that identifies a subfamily of ABC transporter permease subunits, which specificities that include histidine, arginine, glutamine, glutamate, L-cystine (sic), the opines (in Agrobacterium) octopine and nopaline, etc.), giving the protein MSITSLPSASTATDPPPPETADLPDSELTVVGRRHPWRWVGVAVILVLLAMFVHGLITNPGWEWPTFFQFFTTRTIFSALWVTIRLTVYGTVLGFVPGAVIASMRLSRSPFLQVVSWGYIWAFRSIPLIVQLLFWFNIAYLYQELSLGIPFGPEFVHFSTNDLFGPLGAAVLGLALHQAAYAAEIIRGGIISVDQGSWKPLPRWGFRGSGSSSGSCCRRRCARSCRTRRTR
- a CDS encoding putative leader peptide; this encodes MSSHTGSQPQRKETLMTGPAPRELAYYRLHIDLLRVSSALCPL
- a CDS encoding M23 family metallopeptidase, whose product is MAKHRLTRRNTTRGVQLVGLTAALAAAAGTSAVGITSTSNASATSTSVNPSLESMTAARVERRQLGSRDTSRFDLSLEAARESAAAQLAGARNAKLAATATLTERRAIALRMAKEAAAAKAAAAAKAAAAAKAAAAAKAAAAPKVVLPTTGYHLTARFGQGGGRWAHNHTGLDFAAPIGTPIDSVMAGEVIQADFEGAYGRQVKVRHADGTVTSYSHMSAFTVSVGDTVAAGDQVGAIGVTGNTTGPHVHFEVLPGGGDPIDPEPWLREHGVNP